A genome region from Brooklawnia propionicigenes includes the following:
- the yaaA gene encoding peroxide stress protein YaaA → MLVLLSPAKSLDFTSRPVTRKHTMPRLLDRSEELIEVLRTKSPDELARLMKISDDLAVLNAARYRDFETPFTPGNARAAILAFNGDVYRGMAAASRFGERDFTEAQKTIRILSGLYGVLRPLDLIQPYRLEMGTALTTGRGRDLYEYWGDLPSELLRADLMDAPGSDAVINLASQEYFGVINPRVIGAPIISPRFEEITPSGERRMVSFYAKYARGAMAGWLVINRVRSLRKIREFDAEGYHYDPQVSTPTQPVFVRPQAA, encoded by the coding sequence ATGCTGGTGCTTCTCTCCCCTGCCAAGAGTCTCGACTTCACCTCACGTCCGGTCACCCGAAAACACACCATGCCGCGGCTGCTTGATCGCTCCGAGGAGCTCATCGAGGTGTTGCGCACGAAGTCTCCCGATGAGCTGGCCCGGCTGATGAAGATCTCGGACGACCTCGCAGTGCTGAATGCGGCTCGCTACCGCGACTTCGAGACACCGTTCACCCCCGGGAACGCCCGGGCTGCGATCCTTGCCTTCAACGGGGACGTCTATCGGGGAATGGCCGCTGCGAGCCGGTTCGGTGAGCGCGATTTCACCGAGGCGCAGAAGACGATCCGCATTCTCTCCGGCCTGTACGGCGTGCTGCGTCCGCTCGACCTCATCCAGCCCTACCGGTTGGAAATGGGCACCGCGCTGACCACCGGGCGCGGCCGCGATCTCTACGAGTATTGGGGTGACCTGCCCAGCGAACTGCTACGAGCCGATCTGATGGACGCACCGGGCAGCGATGCGGTCATCAATCTGGCGTCCCAGGAGTACTTCGGGGTGATCAACCCACGCGTCATCGGCGCACCGATCATCTCGCCGCGCTTCGAGGAGATCACGCCGAGCGGCGAACGCCGGATGGTGTCGTTCTACGCGAAATACGCGCGGGGCGCGATGGCGGGATGGCTGGTCATCAATCGGGTGCGCAGCCTCCGGAAGATCCGCGAGTTCGATGCCGAGGGCTACCACTACGATCCGCAGGTCTCCACCCCGACCCAGCCGGTTTTCGTTCGTCCGCAGGCAGCATGA